Genomic segment of Bdellovibrio bacteriovorus:
ATACGATCCTTTTTGGTTCCGCTTCTGCCGGAGTCGTGAAGTACGTGCATAAGACCTATCCGGCGGTGGCCGTTGGATTGGGACAAAAATTCTACTTCACTAAAAATTGGTCGCTGCGTTTTGATTTACGTCTTTACGCGAATCAGGCTCCAGTTCCGTTCTTGGCTGGAAGTTTAAAACCGAATGAACCTGTTCCTGACTATTCTGATTTTGAAGAGCGCGTAACTTTCACGACAAACCTTGATGTGGGCTTGTCGTATTTGTTTTAAGAGGAGTGAGCAGATGTTGAATAAGAATTTGACGAAAGTGTTTTTACTCCTCGCCCTGATTGCGCCAGCAGCTGTGCAAGCACAATCAGCAGAGAGTGATGAATTAGATGTGATTGAGCTTGAAATCGACAGATCTGCTCCTAGGCAGAATTCTATTTCAAACTCTGCACCTAGCTATTCAGAGACTTCACCTCGCGACAACACGTTGACGGACTTTTCTGGTTTAGGATCACTGTCTCCGTTCCAGGAAGTCTCTGTTATTCAAAAACGATTCCTTCCTAAAACAGGCCGTTTCCAACTTTTTGGCGGTCTAACGACGGTGACGAATGATCCGTTCTTCCTGACATTTGGTGGTGTGGCGAAAGCCAGCTATTTCTTGAATGAATCATGGGGTGTAGAGCTGAACTACTTTGGATTGACGAGCTCTGATCGCACATCGACAGAAGAATTGCGTGATATTCAAGGCGTTTCAACCGAAAATCTGGTTTATCCGAAGTCCTACTTCGGTGTCGACGTAATGTACATCCCGGTTTATGGAAAAATGACTTGGTTCAACGAAAAAATCGTTCCTTTCGATCTTTATGTTTCTGCCGGCTATGGAACAACGAACACTCAGGCTGGAGAGAATGCGGGAACTATTCACTTGGCGACGGGACAGATTTTTGCGCTGAGCAAAGCTTACGCCGTTCGCTGGGATTTTAGTTGGAACTTCTTTAACGCGACCGGCATCGACGGTTCGACGAACTCATTTAACAACCTCTTCCTCACTGTGGGCGTAAGTTGGTTCTTTCCGGAGGCTAGTTACCGATGAAGAAATTATTACTACTCCTGATCGCTTCAAGCTTGGTTGTTCCTTTGGCAAGTTCTGCGCAAAGAAAAACGAAACCACGTACTCGTACAACAGCGCCTTTATACAACTCAAATACGCGTGAAGCGACTTTGAAGAACCAATTGAGCAATGCCTTGCGCATGGCCCAAGGCGGTCAGTATGAGGCTGCGGCGAACAATTTATTCACACTGAGCCGTCGTTCTGAGTTGGCGGCCGAGCGTCCGCAAATTAAGTACATCTTGGGAACGATGTTGATGGAGCTGAAGCTGAATCAAACAGCGGCGTTTCAGTTTGTCGACGTTATTCGTACCAAGCATCCTAAGTATTCGAAGCTTGCGATTGAAAAGCTTTCAATCGTCGCTGATACATTGGGTGATGACACGATTTTGAACTACGCGATTTCTCGGGTAGACCTCAATGATTTCCCAAGTAACTTGCGCGATATGATCAACTATCGTTTGGGAGAGATCAGACTTCGTAATCGTGAGTTCCGTCAAGCGGCAGAACTTTTCGGCAAAGTCAGCTTCGGAAGTAGTTATTACTTTCAGGCTCTTTATAACAAGGGTCTTGCTGAGTTGGAAGAAAATCAACCTTCCTTGGCGATCGGAACATTCAATAAAATGTTAGATGCTCGTAGAAAAGCCCCTGTGACGGACACTAATAAAGTGGCGGCGCAAATGGGTTTGGCGCGCGCGCTCTATCAAAAACAAGATTGGGAAGCCTCTATTGAAGCTTATGCCCAGGTCCCGCGTGACACATTGATGTGGCATGATGCGGTTTTTGAGCAAAGCTGGGCGATGCTTCGTGCGGCCCGCTTCCGCTCTGCTTTAAGTAATTTCCAAACTCTCCATTCGGCATATTACGAAGACTTTTATATGCCGGAGAGTTTACTTCTTCGTGCCATCGTCTATCTTTACATCTGTAAGTATGACGAAATGGAAAAGGTCCTAAGTTTGTTTGAAAAAACTTACGGGCCGGTTCGTTCGAAAATTGGTGATTTCTTGAAATCCACGAATGAAGCCAGTGCCTTCTATGCGGAAATCGAAAAAGCCCATTACATGAAGACAACGGATAAGAGCTCTAACCTTCGCCTTCCTTACATCGTTCTTCGTAATGTTTTGGATCAAGGCGATGTGAAGCGGTCCATGCATTACCTTGAAAAATTAAATCAGGAAAGAGCGCGCGTGGAGTCCAACCCGGCTTTCCGTGCCTCTCCGTTAGGTCAATACGCTTTGAAGATTCTTGCCAACCGCGGAAAAAATACGAAGTTCGCGGTCGGCGATATGGTGAAAGCGCATTTGTTAAATATGCGCGTGGAATTGCGTGACCTTTACGAACAAGCGGGATTTATCCGCTACGAAATGATCACGGGACGCAAAGAAAGTATTAAAAAGAAAATTTCTGGAAAAGATATCGAGCAGATCGACGAAAATATCGACCGTCAGTTCTATATCCAAAATGGATACGAGTACTATCCGTTCCAAGGTGAGTACTGGCTCGATGAAGTTGGAAACTACCACTATCTTGGAAAACAAAGCTGCGAGTAATATATGAAATTCAACAGGCATCAACTTCTTATTCCGAGTCTTCTTACCACTTTGTGCTTAAGCCCGATGGCTTTCGCACAAAGATCGACAGTAAAAACTACTAAGACTGTTAAGAAAAAGACAGTGGGTGAGCTGTTGTCGCAAGCAAGCGAAAGCAGCCGTGGTGGACGTCTGCAAATGTCCAAGACAGACACCTCGCTTCCTGCCTCGAACATGGGCTTCAAACAAGATGTTCGCTCTTACAACCTTGAGTCTGTAAAACCTCCTCGCTCTTCTGAAATCATGCAACATGAATCCTCGGGAGCAAGCAGCGAACAGGCGCAGTACGAGCGCGTTTTGGATCAACAAATTCAAGAGTTGTACAAACTGACTCAAAAATTCAAAACCAGCCCGAACCGTGGGGAATTGTGGCTGCGTCTGGCAGAGCTCTATGTTGAAAAAGCAAGCCTGATCGACTCCCGCAAGCAAGACGAGTACGACGCCAAGTTACGTGCTTTTCAAGCGGGCAAAACTAAAAAGAAACCGCGCTTGGATACAGCCGATGCGCGTGAATATAATAAAAAAGCGGTTCAACTTTATGAGTGGTTCCAAAGAGACTTCCCTCGTGATGAAAAGAACAGCCAAGCCTTATTTTTCTTAGGGTATAACTATTTCGAGCTTGGCGAAGTTAAAAAAGGTGCCCAATACTACGAGCAATTAACTCGTGGATATCCTAACTCGCCATTCGTGGGTGAAGCTCACTTCGCTTTAGCGGAATACTATTTCGAAAACGAAAAGTGGGCTCCGGCTTATAAAGAATACTCTTACCTTATCAAAGAGAAGAGACACCGTTTGCACACTTTCGCTCTTTATAAGGGCGCATGGTGTTTGTTCCGTATTGGTAAAGTTCAGCAGGCCATGAACTATCTAGAGTTCATTATCAAAAGTGGAAAAGCTGAAACGGGAGACCAATTGGCGGGCCGTCGTACGGTCAACCGCACACGTCTTGAAGGCGAAGCTCTTCGCGATATCGTGATCTTCTATGCGGAGGGTGGCGATCCGGGTAAAGCAGCGTCTTACTTTAAAAATTTAGTCGGCAATGAATATCTTCCTTATTTGGAAAGGCTGGCTTACCAGTACTCTGATCGTGGGAATAAAGACGCTTCCAGAGATGTCTTTAAACTCTTAATCTCTCAAAATCCGACGGCGCCAAAAGCTTTCGAGTACCAGTACCAAATTGTTCAAAACTATTACTATGCTAAGAACACCTCGCGCTTTAAAACTGAGCTTTACAGCTGGGTTAAAGACTACGACGCTTCTGGGGCTTGGTATGCTGCCAATAAGAATAATAAAGAGTTGATTGAAAATTCGTATAAACTGCGTGAAACGACTTTGCGTAACTACGTTTTGCAACAACATCAGACGGCGCAAAACTCGCGAGCTCCTTATTCACAGTCGTTGGCTAATGAAGGTTACCAACTTTATCTACGTGAATTCCCGGATTCTGCCTCGGCAGGGGATATGCACTTTTATTATGGTGAGCTTCTTTACGATATGCAAAAGTACGACGAAGCCTCAGTTCAGTACAAGTGGGTTGTCGACAATGCTCCGCAAAGTAAGTTTTATGGAAAATCTGCACAGAACTTAATCTTGTCAGTGGAAAGAAGTATTCCGTCGGATCAAGAGATGCAGAAGCGCGTAGGAAACTCTCTGGATCCGGTCCCTCTTGAACCGAAAGTGGACCGCTTTATTAAGGCGGGCCAGTGGTACATCGAGAAATTCCCAACATCTGAAAAAGCGGTTGAGATCAAATTCCGTATCGGAAGACTTTATTATCAAAGCAATCACTTTGATGAAGCCACCAAGCACTTCCGTGAAATCGTGCAACAGCATCCGAATACGAAGTATGCCGAATATTCAGCCAATCTTCTTTTGGACA
This window contains:
- a CDS encoding outer membrane beta-barrel domain-containing protein, which gives rise to MLNKNLTKVFLLLALIAPAAVQAQSAESDELDVIELEIDRSAPRQNSISNSAPSYSETSPRDNTLTDFSGLGSLSPFQEVSVIQKRFLPKTGRFQLFGGLTTVTNDPFFLTFGGVAKASYFLNESWGVELNYFGLTSSDRTSTEELRDIQGVSTENLVYPKSYFGVDVMYIPVYGKMTWFNEKIVPFDLYVSAGYGTTNTQAGENAGTIHLATGQIFALSKAYAVRWDFSWNFFNATGIDGSTNSFNNLFLTVGVSWFFPEASYR
- a CDS encoding tetratricopeptide repeat protein; translation: MKKLLLLLIASSLVVPLASSAQRKTKPRTRTTAPLYNSNTREATLKNQLSNALRMAQGGQYEAAANNLFTLSRRSELAAERPQIKYILGTMLMELKLNQTAAFQFVDVIRTKHPKYSKLAIEKLSIVADTLGDDTILNYAISRVDLNDFPSNLRDMINYRLGEIRLRNREFRQAAELFGKVSFGSSYYFQALYNKGLAELEENQPSLAIGTFNKMLDARRKAPVTDTNKVAAQMGLARALYQKQDWEASIEAYAQVPRDTLMWHDAVFEQSWAMLRAARFRSALSNFQTLHSAYYEDFYMPESLLLRAIVYLYICKYDEMEKVLSLFEKTYGPVRSKIGDFLKSTNEASAFYAEIEKAHYMKTTDKSSNLRLPYIVLRNVLDQGDVKRSMHYLEKLNQERARVESNPAFRASPLGQYALKILANRGKNTKFAVGDMVKAHLLNMRVELRDLYEQAGFIRYEMITGRKESIKKKISGKDIEQIDENIDRQFYIQNGYEYYPFQGEYWLDEVGNYHYLGKQSCE
- a CDS encoding tetratricopeptide repeat protein, encoding MKFNRHQLLIPSLLTTLCLSPMAFAQRSTVKTTKTVKKKTVGELLSQASESSRGGRLQMSKTDTSLPASNMGFKQDVRSYNLESVKPPRSSEIMQHESSGASSEQAQYERVLDQQIQELYKLTQKFKTSPNRGELWLRLAELYVEKASLIDSRKQDEYDAKLRAFQAGKTKKKPRLDTADAREYNKKAVQLYEWFQRDFPRDEKNSQALFFLGYNYFELGEVKKGAQYYEQLTRGYPNSPFVGEAHFALAEYYFENEKWAPAYKEYSYLIKEKRHRLHTFALYKGAWCLFRIGKVQQAMNYLEFIIKSGKAETGDQLAGRRTVNRTRLEGEALRDIVIFYAEGGDPGKAASYFKNLVGNEYLPYLERLAYQYSDRGNKDASRDVFKLLISQNPTAPKAFEYQYQIVQNYYYAKNTSRFKTELYSWVKDYDASGAWYAANKNNKELIENSYKLRETTLRNYVLQQHQTAQNSRAPYSQSLANEGYQLYLREFPDSASAGDMHFYYGELLYDMQKYDEASVQYKWVVDNAPQSKFYGKSAQNLILSVERSIPSDQEMQKRVGNSLDPVPLEPKVDRFIKAGQWYIEKFPTSEKAVEIKFRIGRLYYQSNHFDEATKHFREIVQQHPNTKYAEYSANLLLDIYNLKKDYVGLEKTGAELLAVPSIAASKAGSDIRGVLEKASFKRGQDLELEKKYADSAQVYQAFAKQNPKSNLATTALFNAGVNFERAGMNGPAIESYQGVIDSKDPAAEKLKPKARRLLAKQYQDSAQFEEAAKLYKQSAQENPTDPLAPNLIFNAAVLYEALGKSDEAIRSYTEFTKLNKKHADNIEAVFSMAQIHRKAGQNGAAIARYIEYVENGGRDQEKVVEAAYWVSELSERSRAKTKADEWKQKTLSIQKRFAPNKKGVGASWAAKLKFGEAQETFKEMKAITFPADPNKQKAAADKKIALLTKLTGELADIIKYDSAEEIVSSLSVLGEANQNMAQAIVNAPLPPGLNAEETKQYKAGVEKFAEPFNTKAKESFKLAVERGLELEVYNDGFKTAYEYMNKLDPKTYYNGGEVGSDIRLVNWMGQ